DNA sequence from the Tenacibaculum mesophilum genome:
TAACTGAGGGAATCCAGTGTCAAAAGAGTTAGAAGCAAACGCTATTTCTGGTTGTTGATTTAACAAACCAACAAATTGTTTGGCTGTTGCATCCATTTCTGTTAATGGTTTGGCTGCACGATCTAGTAATCTCATTTCAAAACCGTCTGCACTACCAAAACCTGGTACACTTGGTGGGGTAAAGAAAATAATGTTTGCATCTGGTATCATAGCTGCTTTACCAAAAAGTTGACCTACTATACTTTTAACTGATTCAGCATCACTTTCTCTTTCACTCCAATCTTCCAGAATAATAAAGCCCATTGCGTACGAACTTCCTTCTCCTGAGAAAAAGTTTCTTCCACTAATAAACGATGCCCCTTTGATTCCTTCTATTTCTTTAATACTTTCATATAACTTTTCTGTTACTTTATACGATCTATCTAAAGAAGAACCTGCAGGTAATTCAGCATTCATAAAGACTACACCTCTATCTTCCGAAGGTACAAATCCTGTAGGTATCGTATTACTTGCCCATACAATAGCCAAAACACTTAACCCTAAAATACCTGCTGTTACCCATTTGTGCTTTACTAAAAACCCTAAAGATTTAGTATATTTATTAGTTACCGCATTAAATCCTGCATTAAATGCATCATAAAATCGCTGTAATAGTCCTTTTTTCTTGTGAGTATCGTTATGTGGTTTTAATAGTAATGCGCTTAAAGCTGGTGTTAGTGTTAGTGCGTTTACTGCTGAAATTAAAATAGCAACCATTAGTGTTACCCCAAATTGCTCATAGAATACTCCTGATGGACCTTGTATAAACGTAATTGGTACAAAAACCGCCACCATTACTAACGTAATAGACACAATAGCACCACTGATTTCACTCATCGCTGAAATTGATGCTTTTTTTGCACTTTCTGCTCCATCTTCCAGTTTAGCATGCACCGCCTCTACTACTACAATAGCATCATCTACCACAATTCCAATTGCTAAAATTAAAGCGAATAGGGTTAATAAGTTGATAGAGTACCCAAATAGATTTAAGAAAAAGAAGGTACCAATAATTGATACTGGAACCGCTATTGCGGGTATTAAGGTAGACTTAAAATCTTGTAAGAAGATAAATACTACTACAAACACTAACAAAAAGGCTTCTATTAAAGTACTTTTTACTTTGTTTACAGATGCTGTTAAGAATTTATTGGTATCATAATTAATAATGTAATCTAATCCTTCAGGAAAATCTTTCTTTAAATCTTCTAGTTTTACATAGATGTTTTCAATAATTTCTTGTGCATTAGATCCAGGTGTTTGAAAAACACCAAAGTTAAGTGCTGGATTCCCGTTTGTACGTGATAATGACGAATATGAAAATGCATCTAGCTCTACTTTTGCTACATCTTTAACACGTAAAAACTGCCCATTCCCTAGAGCTTTTACAACAACGTTTTCGTATTCTTTTGCAGTTTTGTATCGTCCTTTATATTTAATTACATATTCAAAAGACTCTCCTGAGTTTTGTCCTAAAGACCCAGCTGCTGCCTCTAAACTTTGTTCATTAATCGCTGCAATTACTTCTCTAGGTTCTAACTTATAAGATGCCATTTTTGCTGGGTCTAACCACACTCGCATCGAATAGTCTTTTGCCCCAAACACGTTTACTGCTCCTACCCCTGATACACGTTGTAATTCTGGTTTTACGTTTATATTTAAGTAATTTTGAATAAAAACATCATCATACTCAGGATTTGTAGAGTAAACTGCAGCATATAATAATGCTGAGTTTTGTTGTTTTGCTGTAATAACTCCTGCTCTTGTTACCTCAGAAGGTAATAACGCATTGGCTCTAGCGACTCTGTTTTGTACGTTTACAGCTGCAATATCTGGATCATATCCCTGTTCAAAGAAAACTTGAATACTTGCTGTACCTGTATTACTTGCAGTAGAAGTCATGTAGGTCATTCCTTCTACTCCGTTTATTTGTTCTTCTATAGGAACAATAACACTTTCTAAAATTGTTTCGGCACTAGCTCCTGGATAAGAAGCAGTAACCTGCACCGTTGGTGGTGCAATATCTGGATATTGCGTTACCGGTAATTGTGTTAATGACAGTACTCCTAATATTACTATAATAATAGAAATTACTGTAGAGAGTACCGGACGCTCTATAAATTTTTGTAACATAACTGGTTTTATTAATTATTTAAATACCGTATCGAATGAATTTACTATGCTATCTAAAGGCGTAGGAATAGGTTTTATTTTTGCTCCAGATCGAACTTTATTTAAGCCTTTAGCTAAGATTGTTTGTTCTGTTGTTAACCCTGATTTTACTACATAAAGCTTTCCTATTTGGGCTTCAACTTCAATAGTTTTTTCTGCCAAAGAATCATTATTTACGATATAAACATATACCTTACCTTGACGCTCAAATGTAGATTCTGATGGTATAACCAACGCATCATTATGCTCTTGAGGTATTAAAATTGTACCACTACTTCCATTACGTAGCAAACCTGCTTTATTATCAAATTTTGCTCTAAAACTGATAGTTCCTGTTTGCTGATTTATATCACCAGCAATGGTTTCAATGGCTCCTGTTTGCTCATACTCTTTACCATTAGCTAATAATAATTTTACTGGTGGTAACTTTTTTATTTTCTCATCCATTGTCTCTCCTTCAGCGGAAGAGATAAAGTTTAAAAACTCTTTTTCATTCATAGAAAAATATGCATATACATTTTTTATAGAAGCTACTTTTGTAAGTGGCATTGCACTTTGTGCACTTACCAAAGCACCTTTTCTATAATTAATTGAACCTACAAACCCGTTTACAGGACTTTTTATATTTGCGTAGTTAATATTAGCTATAACACTATTATATGTACTTTTAGCCTGTGCCAAATTAGCTTTTGCCGTTTCTAATTGTACTGGACTAATAATATTTTTTTCTACTAATGGTTTTAGCTTATTAACTTCTACTTGTGCTGTGTTTACAACTGCTTTTGCCGCTTCAGCATCTTGACTTAATGATTGCGTTTCTAACTTAAACAACAATTGTCCTTGTTTAACCTTTTGACCTTCTTTTACCAAAACGTTTTTTACATATCCAGAAACTTTAGGTCTTATTTCACTATTTACTTCTCCTTCAATAGTTACAGGATATTGTTGGTAATTTGTTATTGATTTTTTTGCAACCTTTACTACTGGAAAAGGTAGCGTTGGCATTTGTTGTTGTTTTTGTTGTTGTTTTTCACAACTTGTAAAAAATAATGCAACAATGCTAAGAATAGCAATACCGTATATGTGTTGATATTTCATTTTATGTATATATAGTTATTGTTTGTGGTTTATAATTTTTTCTTTTAATTTAGTTACAGACGCAATTGCTCCATCTAAAAACTCAATAAAACTATCGTGGAAATCAAGATCAAATCTATCTTCTTCTTTTAGAGTTTTGTTAATGTCTTCTTTGTATTCTTTAACTTCTATGTGTAGTTCTTTTTCTCCTTCCCACTCTTCTATCATATTACTTATTCCTTTTAGCATTGTATCGCTATTTAGAATAAAGTATTTTTTTCTATCGCCTGTTTTTGTAAAGTAACTTACTTGTTTTAAACCTTGTAAATGATTAAGGTGTGTTGAAATTGTGCTTTTACTAGCACAAAGACCAGATACTAAATCTTCAAAGGTTGCTCCTTGTTTTCCTGTTAAAATAATATGTGAAAGTATTCTTGCTGCAACTGGGGCTAACTGTTCTTTTTTTTCTAAAAAAATTCCCAATTTCTCTACCAATTCACATTTTTTCTTTTCTACTTGATTCATCTCCATAAAAAATTTGCATGCAAAAATAACTTCAGTTCGGAACAAACCGAACTAATCGAAGTTAAAAAAATGTTAATACATTCTTAATACACTTTCCTTTATTCTATCATCTCTATTTTCAAAGCTTACAAAAGCTACTAACAAACTCTCTTTCTTTTGTTTATAATATTTTTTTTCACTATCTTCACAAAAGATCTAAAAGAAATTTATTATGATGTAATTAAAAGTTATAATTTTTTCTCCCCTTAAAGTTAAAATACTGTTGACTGTTAATAATGCATTATTAACTGTTGTAAACTAGGTAAGCTTTTTTAAGTTTTACTGAGAATATGTTTAAGCTATTTTTAATTTAAGTCTCTCGTGTTATGATTATTTATTTTTTTTCTTATTCAAAAGGTTAGCTATAATTAAACTATTAGTTTTTCCTTAATCCATATTCCACATACTGCTATACTAATAATTAACTATACAGTTACTTTTAAGATTTTCATTAACCTGAAATTCATAAGTAATTATTATTTAGAATTATTAATAGCTCTATAAAAAAACCTGAATTACTATTTGTTGTATTAGTAAATAAAAACTAAACATGTTTACTAAACTACAAATCGCATAATACTATCCTTGCTTACCAACCACTAATTAAAGCTTGATAGTTATTTATAACACCTAACTAGTCAACTATTATGAAAAGAATTACTCTAACGTATTTACTCTTACTAAAAAATTATAAAAGATTCAAATTTGTTGAATTAATATTATTGCTCTTAGTATTATCCTCTTTTGTCAAAAAAGAAAATTCGAGTAATAATAATATTAATTATTCTCCTCCCATTACTGTTCCCTGTAATACCGATGCTCCTATTGCTATCTCTTCATCTAGTTTCACTGATTTAACTGTAACTGAAAATACTAATGGACTTTGTTTATTGGGTTGCGGTATTTCAAACCTCAACAATTTGACAGACACAAATCTTTCAAACTACACTACTATTTCTACACTTTTAGGTTTAGGTGTAACTCATACAATAACAGTAACAGATAATACCACGGATGAATTTTTTGAAGGAGGAAGCTATGCCGGTTTTTTAATAGAAAATGGCTCTGTTGCTCAAATAGATTTACTAGGAGCTATTACCATAAGAACCTACCTAAACGGTGTTCCTCAAGAAACTAATTCAGGAGCTTCGTTAGTAACACTTGGTAGTTCTCTATTAAATAATGATCAATTCTACGTGGGGTTTTACACTACTTTAGACTACGATAGCATTGAAGTTTCAATAGCTAGTTTAGCAGGTATTGCTTCTAGTACTAATATTTATTATCCGGTTACTAATAGTTTTTGTGTTGGCCCTAATTTAGAACCCAATACTCCTACTTTGATTAATAAACCTGATTTTCCTGCTCGTGTAGTTGACGAACATACTGGAATGGGAGGTGTTTTAAATGTTGGTAGCGTAACCAATACTAATGCTGCGGTAGACTCTAATAGCAACTCATACACTAGTATTGATTTTACTTTAGGTGTTATAGCTACTGGAAGTATGTCTATAAAAGATGAGCTGACAAATTATCCTGCACAAACGTATGTAGGCTTTGACATTGAAAATGCTTCTGTTTTAAATCTTGAACTACTTGATGGAATTACCATAACAACTTATTTAGATGGTGTTCAACAGGAAGTAAAAACAGGTAGCTCTGAATTATTATCGGTAGACAGTGGTTTATTATTTACTGGTACTGAACGCTCTCAAGTAGGTTTTGTTACTTCATTACCTTTTGATGAAGCTCAATTATCCATTCAACAAACTCTTACTTTAGACTTAGGGAGTACTCGAGTTTATGGTCTTATATTAGAGGCTTTTAGCGAAGGGAATTTAAACTGTGATACTGCTACATTATTAAACAATCCTTCTCAACCTGTAATAATTAATAACACAAACACTGGTGTAAACGGAGTAGCTTGTGTAGCTTGTGAAGTAGATAACGCAACAAATGTTATTAGCGAAAGTGAATCTGACTTTGCTATGATAAATGTAACTGCTGGTGTTGCAAGTACAGCTTCTATTTCAGTTGAAAATGTTCTAAGTAATTTTCCTTCTGGAAGCGCTGCTGGTTTTGTTATTAGGGATACAAATGACCTTTTACAATTAGATTTATTAAATTCTCTAACTATAACAACTTATTTAGATGGTTCAGTACAAGAAACACAATCTGGAAACAATTTACTAGCTCTCGAAGCATTAGGTTTAATAAATATAACTCCTTCTACAACTAATGGTTTTTATTTGGTTGGCTTTTCTACTTCACTTGAATATGATGAAATTCAACTTACAGTTAGTTCACTCGCTGCTACTATTAATAGCATTGAGGTTTATGGTAGTTATGTAGACAATTCCATAAAAATATTAGGTAACACAACAAAAGAAACCTCTATCGGAGCTTCAGATGGAAGCATTTCTTTATCCGTATCTGGAGGAACACCTCCTTACACTTATCTATGGAGCCCCGGAGACCAAACATCTTCCTCTATTTCTGGATTAACTCAAGGAAGCTATAATGTAACAGTAACAGATGCTAGCGGATGTCAATCAACAGCAGAGTATATTATTTATACAGACGGAGTACAATACCCTGTTCCCTGTAATACAGAAAATCCTGTAGCAGTAACAAATGATAATTTTACAGATTTAACAGTAGATGAAAACACTTCTGGACTCTGTGTAGTAGGTTGTGGCATTTCAGATGCTAGCAACATTATAGACACAGATCCTTCTAACTTTGCTTCTGTATCAACACTTATTGGTCTTGGAGTAACACATACATTAACTGTAACTGATAATACAGCTAGCGAGTTTATCGAATCAGGTGGTTATGCAGGTTTCTTAATAGAAAACATTTCCATTCTTCAAGCTGATCTTTTAAATGCTATTACCATAACAACCTATCTTGACGGTGTACAACAAGAAACTAACACAAGTACTTCTTTACTTGCTTTAGACAGTCCTATTTTAGGTCAAGATCAATTTTATGTCGGCTTTTACACCTCTATGAATTATGATGCTGTTGAAATCTCTATTTCAAGTTTAGCAGGAGTTGCTTCAACAACTAATGTTTATGCTGCCGTAACTAATAGATTTTGTGAAGGACCTGAGTTAGCTTGTAATACCGCTACCCAACTTACTAAACCAAACTTTCCTGTAAGAGCTGTAGAAGAACACACAGGAACTGGAGGGCTTTTAACACTAGGAAGTGTTAACAACACAAATAATGCTATTGATTCTGATACTTCAAACTATGCTTCTATAGATTTATTAGCAGGTGTTGCAGGTACAGCTACTATAGCCTATAAAAATGAAATTACCGATTACACCGCAAATACTTTTGCTGGTTTTGACATTGAAAATACTACACTTTTAAACACTCAATTGTTTGATGCTATAACCATTTCAACCTATTTAGATGGAACACTTGTTGAATCTAAAACAGGCACAACCGAATTGCTCCCAATTTATTCTGGTTTATTATTAACGGGAAGTGAATCTGTACGATTAGGGTTTATTACTACCGCTCCTTTTGATGAAGTACAACTTTCTATGACACAAACTCTTTCTTTAAACCTAGGTAGTACCAGAGTTTATGGAATGGTACTTCAATCTTTCTGTCCAGGAACGATTAACTGTGATGAACCTTACGTAATATCAAATCCTAGTAGTTCGGTTATTATTAACAACGAAAATACAGGAACCGACGGTGTTGCTTGTATCGCTTGCGAAGTTGATAATGCCGTAAATATTATATCTGAAGACAATTCTGATTATGCACTCATAAATATTATGGCTGGTGTAGCTGGAAGCGCTTCAATTTCAGTTCAAGATGTACTTGTTGATTACCCTGCTGGTACACAAGCAGGTTTTATAATTAGAGATACAAACGACTTACTTCAGGCAGATTTATTGAACACACTCACAATTACAACTTATCTTGATGGCGTTCAACAAGAGCAACAAACAGCAAACAACCTACTCGCTCTTGAAGCTCTGGGTTTAGTAAATATTACTCCAACTAGCACAGATAGTTTTTATGTTGTAGCTTTTGATACTAGCACAGGTTTTGACGAAATTCAATTAACAGTAAACTCATTAGTTGCCGCTGTAAATTCAATCGAAGTTTATGGTGGATATATAGATGCTACTAACTCAACTTTTTGTCAACAAGCTGGTATTGCTTTATTGAAAGAAGGTGTTTTTAATGACACAGATAGTGACGGATGCTCAAATCCAGGCGAAACAATTACATATACGTATACCGTAACCAATACAGGGAATGTTAGTATTACAAACGTTGAATTAACAGACCCTATTTCTCCTTCCCCTTTAACATTAAACTCTGGTGATACTGATGGTGATAATGAACTAGATGTTGACGAAACATGGGTATACTCACTAGACTATATTATCACTCAAGACGATATTGACAATGGCTCTGTTACTGGTCAAGCCACTGTAACAGGGGTAAGTACAGGAGGAACTAACGTAAGCGACTTGTCTGATGACGACAGTACTCTAGAAGACGACCCTACAGTAACCAATTTATGTCAAAATGAAGGTATTGCACTTATTAAGCAAGGAACCATTAATGATGAAAATGGTGATGGTTGTAGCGATAACGGAGAAACAATAACTTTTACCCTTTCTGTTATAAATACAGGAAACACAACACTAAACTCAATAGTTGTAACCGACCCTTTACTTACAGTTTCTTACAGCTCAGGAGATACTGACTCTGACAATGAGTTAGATGTTGATGAAATTTGGATATATACAGGTTCTTATATTGTTACTCCGCTAGATATTACAAACACTTTTGTACAAAATCAAGCTACAGTGCAAGCTAGTACTCTTTCTGGAGGTACAGTTAGTGATCAATCTGATGACAATAGTATCCTGGAAGATGATATCACTACGATTGATTTATGTCAAGCACCAGACATTGCTATTGTTAAAACAGCCACTTTTAATGATGAAAACTCAGATGGTTGTAGCAATGTCGGAGAAACAATAACCTACACAATGACGGTTACAAATCAAGGTAATACTGGTTTAATTAATGTAACTGTAAATGATCCTTTATTAGGCGGACCTGTTACACTAAATTCAGGAGACCTGAACACAAACAACACACTTGATGTAGGTGAAATATGGATTTATACAGCTGATTATGCCATAACTCAAACCAATATTGATAATGGGTCAATTACGAATCAAGCTACCGCAAGCGGAGAGTCATCGCAAGCTGTCGTTGTTACAGACTTATCTGATAATGATAGTGTGCTTGAAGACGACCCAACACAAACTACAATGTGTCAATCCGATAGTATTGCACTTATTAAGACAGCTACTTTCAATGACGAAAACACAGATGGATGTAGCGATATCGGAGAAACCATTACCTATAGTTTTACCCTTACAAACACAGGAAACACTACTATTACCAATGTAGTTCTTACTGATCCAATGCTTGGTGGTACAATTACTCTTGCCTCAGGCGATACCGATAGTGACAACCAACTTGACATTAATGAAACTTGGAGTTATTCTGCTAATTACACCATTACTCAAGCAAATATTGATAATGGTTCAGTGACCAATCAAGCAACAGTTACGGGTACAAGTATTAGCGGCAACAATGTAAGCGACTTATCTGATAATGATAGTATACTTGAAGATGGCCAAACACAAACTACACTGTGTCAATCAGATGGTATTGCTCTTATTAAAACGGCTACTTTCAATGATGAAAACACAGATGGATGTAGCGATGTCGGAGAAACCATTACCTATAGTTTTACCCTTACAAACACAGGAAACACTACCATTACCAATGTAGTTCTTACTGACTCAATGTTGGGTGGTACAATTATCCTTGCTTCAGGGGATACTGATAACGATAATGAACTTGATATTAATGAATCTTGGAGTTATACTGCCAATTACACAATTACTCAAGCAAATATTGATAATGGTTCAGTAACCAATCAAGCAACTGTTACGGGTACAAGTATTAGTGGTAACAATGTAAGTGATTTGTCTGATGATAATAGTACTCTTGAAGATGATCAAACACAAACCAATCTATGTCAGTCTGATGGAATTGCCTTAATTAAAACTGCTACTTTCAATGATGAGGACAATGATGGTTGTAGCGATGTAGGAGAAACAATAACCTATAATTTCGCTCTTACAAACACAGGAAACACTACTATTACCAACATGATTCTAACCGACCCAATGTTAGGCGGGACAATTACCCTTGCCTCAGGTGATATCAATAGCAACAACCAACTTGATATAAATGAAACATGGAGTTATTCTGCTAGTTACACTATTACACAATCTGATATTGATAATGGTTCAGTTAGTAATCAAGCAACTGTTACAGGTACAAGTATTAGTGGTAACAATGTAAGTGATTTATCTGATGACAATAGTATTCTTGAAGACGATCAAACCCAAACTACATTGTGTCAACCTAATAACAGTATTTCTCTTGAAAAAGTAAGCACCTTTAATGATGCTAATGGAAATGGATATGCTAATGTTGGAGAAACCATAACATATAGTTTTATCATATACAATACTGGAGATTCAGTTTTATATAATATTACTTTACAAGATAACTTACCTGGAATTACAATTAACGGTAGCACCATTCCTCAACTATTGCCTGGCGAAGTTGATAGTACAACCTTTACTGCTATTTATGTTATAACTGAACAAGACTTAACAAACGAGTCTGTTACCAATCAAGCATTGGTTACAG
Encoded proteins:
- a CDS encoding DUF7507 domain-containing protein, which produces MTDTNLSNYTTISTLLGLGVTHTITVTDNTTDEFFEGGSYAGFLIENGSVAQIDLLGAITIRTYLNGVPQETNSGASLVTLGSSLLNNDQFYVGFYTTLDYDSIEVSIASLAGIASSTNIYYPVTNSFCVGPNLEPNTPTLINKPDFPARVVDEHTGMGGVLNVGSVTNTNAAVDSNSNSYTSIDFTLGVIATGSMSIKDELTNYPAQTYVGFDIENASVLNLELLDGITITTYLDGVQQEVKTGSSELLSVDSGLLFTGTERSQVGFVTSLPFDEAQLSIQQTLTLDLGSTRVYGLILEAFSEGNLNCDTATLLNNPSQPVIINNTNTGVNGVACVACEVDNATNVISESESDFAMINVTAGVASTASISVENVLSNFPSGSAAGFVIRDTNDLLQLDLLNSLTITTYLDGSVQETQSGNNLLALEALGLINITPSTTNGFYLVGFSTSLEYDEIQLTVSSLAATINSIEVYGSYVDNSIKILGNTTKETSIGASDGSISLSVSGGTPPYTYLWSPGDQTSSSISGLTQGSYNVTVTDASGCQSTAEYIIYTDGVQYPVPCNTENPVAVTNDNFTDLTVDENTSGLCVVGCGISDASNIIDTDPSNFASVSTLIGLGVTHTLTVTDNTASEFIESGGYAGFLIENISILQADLLNAITITTYLDGVQQETNTSTSLLALDSPILGQDQFYVGFYTSMNYDAVEISISSLAGVASTTNVYAAVTNRFCEGPELACNTATQLTKPNFPVRAVEEHTGTGGLLTLGSVNNTNNAIDSDTSNYASIDLLAGVAGTATIAYKNEITDYTANTFAGFDIENTTLLNTQLFDAITISTYLDGTLVESKTGTTELLPIYSGLLLTGSESVRLGFITTAPFDEVQLSMTQTLSLNLGSTRVYGMVLQSFCPGTINCDEPYVISNPSSSVIINNENTGTDGVACIACEVDNAVNIISEDNSDYALINIMAGVAGSASISVQDVLVDYPAGTQAGFIIRDTNDLLQADLLNTLTITTYLDGVQQEQQTANNLLALEALGLVNITPTSTDSFYVVAFDTSTGFDEIQLTVNSLVAAVNSIEVYGGYIDATNSTFCQQAGIALLKEGVFNDTDSDGCSNPGETITYTYTVTNTGNVSITNVELTDPISPSPLTLNSGDTDGDNELDVDETWVYSLDYIITQDDIDNGSVTGQATVTGVSTGGTNVSDLSDDDSTLEDDPTVTNLCQNEGIALIKQGTINDENGDGCSDNGETITFTLSVINTGNTTLNSIVVTDPLLTVSYSSGDTDSDNELDVDEIWIYTGSYIVTPLDITNTFVQNQATVQASTLSGGTVSDQSDDNSILEDDITTIDLCQAPDIAIVKTATFNDENSDGCSNVGETITYTMTVTNQGNTGLINVTVNDPLLGGPVTLNSGDLNTNNTLDVGEIWIYTADYAITQTNIDNGSITNQATASGESSQAVVVTDLSDNDSVLEDDPTQTTMCQSDSIALIKTATFNDENTDGCSDIGETITYSFTLTNTGNTTITNVVLTDPMLGGTITLASGDTDSDNQLDINETWSYSANYTITQANIDNGSVTNQATVTGTSISGNNVSDLSDNDSILEDGQTQTTLCQSDGIALIKTATFNDENTDGCSDVGETITYSFTLTNTGNTTITNVVLTDSMLGGTIILASGDTDNDNELDINESWSYTANYTITQANIDNGSVTNQATVTGTSISGNNVSDLSDDNSTLEDDQTQTNLCQSDGIALIKTATFNDEDNDGCSDVGETITYNFALTNTGNTTITNMILTDPMLGGTITLASGDINSNNQLDINETWSYSASYTITQSDIDNGSVSNQATVTGTSISGNNVSDLSDDNSILEDDQTQTTLCQPNNSISLEKVSTFNDANGNGYANVGETITYSFIIYNTGDSVLYNITLQDNLPGITINGSTIPQLLPGEVDSTTFTAIYVITEQDLTNESVTNQALVTAEDSSGGSVTDTSDDPNNLDDIDIDNDGDPDDPTITDLPVEEIPFEIFNAVSPDEDGANDFFRINGIENYPNNNLKVFNRWGVLVYQTDAYGINGNLFRGISEGRTTVSKDQKLPTGTYFYILTRWNSDQEAMTDKGYLYLKRN
- a CDS encoding efflux RND transporter permease subunit, whose product is MLQKFIERPVLSTVISIIIVILGVLSLTQLPVTQYPDIAPPTVQVTASYPGASAETILESVIVPIEEQINGVEGMTYMTSTASNTGTASIQVFFEQGYDPDIAAVNVQNRVARANALLPSEVTRAGVITAKQQNSALLYAAVYSTNPEYDDVFIQNYLNINVKPELQRVSGVGAVNVFGAKDYSMRVWLDPAKMASYKLEPREVIAAINEQSLEAAAGSLGQNSGESFEYVIKYKGRYKTAKEYENVVVKALGNGQFLRVKDVAKVELDAFSYSSLSRTNGNPALNFGVFQTPGSNAQEIIENIYVKLEDLKKDFPEGLDYIINYDTNKFLTASVNKVKSTLIEAFLLVFVVVFIFLQDFKSTLIPAIAVPVSIIGTFFFLNLFGYSINLLTLFALILAIGIVVDDAIVVVEAVHAKLEDGAESAKKASISAMSEISGAIVSITLVMVAVFVPITFIQGPSGVFYEQFGVTLMVAILISAVNALTLTPALSALLLKPHNDTHKKKGLLQRFYDAFNAGFNAVTNKYTKSLGFLVKHKWVTAGILGLSVLAIVWASNTIPTGFVPSEDRGVVFMNAELPAGSSLDRSYKVTEKLYESIKEIEGIKGASFISGRNFFSGEGSSYAMGFIILEDWSERESDAESVKSIVGQLFGKAAMIPDANIIFFTPPSVPGFGSADGFEMRLLDRAAKPLTEMDATAKQFVGLLNQQPEIAFASNSFDTGFPQLELDINVERAKEAGVSTSAILSALQGYIGGNYAADFSRFGKQFRVFVQSLPEDRINEESLNSMFIKTPSGEMTPISQFVSLERVYGPQTVNRFNLFNSVTVNGGITPGFSTGDAITKINSLAENNLPEGYSVAYSGITREEIASSGQSTIIFMISILFVYFLLAAQYESYLLPLSVILSLPIGVAGAYYTTYLAGLENNIYFQIALIMLLGLLAKNAILIVEFAIQRRKQGNSLYDAAIEGAKVRLRPILMTSFAFILGLLPLVLAKGVGAEGNNSIGTGAAGGLLIGTLIGVFVIPVLFVIFQWLQEKVSSKPAVVEIKED
- a CDS encoding GbsR/MarR family transcriptional regulator; this encodes MNQVEKKKCELVEKLGIFLEKKEQLAPVAARILSHIILTGKQGATFEDLVSGLCASKSTISTHLNHLQGLKQVSYFTKTGDRKKYFILNSDTMLKGISNMIEEWEGEKELHIEVKEYKEDINKTLKEEDRFDLDFHDSFIEFLDGAIASVTKLKEKIINHKQ
- a CDS encoding efflux RND transporter periplasmic adaptor subunit; this translates as MKYQHIYGIAILSIVALFFTSCEKQQQKQQQMPTLPFPVVKVAKKSITNYQQYPVTIEGEVNSEIRPKVSGYVKNVLVKEGQKVKQGQLLFKLETQSLSQDAEAAKAVVNTAQVEVNKLKPLVEKNIISPVQLETAKANLAQAKSTYNSVIANINYANIKSPVNGFVGSINYRKGALVSAQSAMPLTKVASIKNVYAYFSMNEKEFLNFISSAEGETMDEKIKKLPPVKLLLANGKEYEQTGAIETIAGDINQQTGTISFRAKFDNKAGLLRNGSSGTILIPQEHNDALVIPSESTFERQGKVYVYIVNNDSLAEKTIEVEAQIGKLYVVKSGLTTEQTILAKGLNKVRSGAKIKPIPTPLDSIVNSFDTVFK